One stretch of Nomascus leucogenys isolate Asia chromosome 7b, Asia_NLE_v1, whole genome shotgun sequence DNA includes these proteins:
- the CLDN22 gene encoding claudin-22 produces the protein MALVFRTVAQLAGVSLSLLGWVLSCLTNYLPHWKNLNLDLNEMENWTMGLWQTCVIQEEVGMQCKDFDSFLALPAELRVSRILMFLSNGLGFLGLLVSGFGLDCLRIGGSQRDLKRRLLILGGILSWASGITALVPVSWVAHKTVQEFWDENVPDFVPRWEFGEALFLGWFAGLSLLLGGCLLNGAACSSHAPLASGRYAVAQTQDHHQQLETRNTNLKN, from the coding sequence ATGGCTTTAGTATTTAGAACTGTGGCTCAACTAGCTGGTGTTTCATTATCTTTGCTGGGATGGGTTTTATCCTGTCTTACAAATTACCTGCCACACTGGAAGAACCTCAACCTGGACTTAAACGAAATGGAAAACTGGACCATGGGACTCTGGCAAACCTGTGTCATCCAAGAGGAAGTGGGGATGCAGTGCAAGGACTTTGACTCCTTCCTGGCTTTGCCTGCTGAACTCAGGGTCTCCAGGATCTTAATGTTTCTGTCAAATGGGCTGGGATTTCTGGGCCTGCTGGTCTCTGGGTTTGGCCTGGACTGTTTGAGAATTGGAGGGAGTCAGAGAGATCTCAAGAGGCGACTGCTGATCCTGGGAGGAATTCTGTCCTGGGCCTCGGGAATCACAGCCCTGGTTCCTGTCTCTTGGGTTGCCCACAAGACGGTTCAGGAGTTCTGGGATGAGAATGTCCCAGACTTTGTCCCCAGGTGGGAGTTTGGGGAGGCCCTCTTTCTGGGCTGGTTTGCTGGACTTTCTCTTCTACTGGGAGGGTGTCTGCTCAACGGTGCGGCCTGCTCCAGCCACGCTCCCCTAGCTTCGGGCCGCTATGCAGTGGCGCAAACACAAGATCATCATCAACAACTGGAGACGAGAAACACCAACCTGAAAAACTAA
- the LOC100582745 gene encoding putative claudin-24, with protein MALIFRIAMQSVGLLLSFLGWILSIITTYLPHWKNLNLDLNEMENWTMGLWQTCVIQEEVGMQCKDFDSFLALPAELRVSRILMFLSNGLGFLGLLVSGFGLDCLRTGGSQRDLKRRLLILGGILSWASGITALVPVSWVAHKTVQEFWDENVPDFVPRWEFGEALFLGWFAGLSLLLGGCLLNGAACSSHAPLASGRYAVAQMQTQCPYLEDGTADPQV; from the coding sequence ATGGCTTTGATCTTTAGAATAGCGATGCAATCTGTTGGACTTTTACTATCTTTCCTGGGATGGATTTTATCCATTATTACAACTTATTTGCCACACTGGAAGAACCTCAACCTGGACTTAAACGAAATGGAAAACTGGACCATGGGACTCTGGCAAACCTGTGTCATCCAAGAGGAAGTGGGGATGCAGTGCAAGGACTTTGACTCCTTCCTGGCTTTGCCTGCTGAACTCAGGGTCTCCAGGATCTTAATGTTTCTGTCAAATGGGCTGGGATTTCTGGGCCTGCTGGTCTCTGGGTTTGGCCTGGACTGTTTGAGAACTGGAGGGAGTCAGAGAGATCTCAAGAGGCGACTGCTGATCCTGGGAGGAATTCTGTCCTGGGCCTCGGGAATCACAGCCCTGGTTCCTGTCTCTTGGGTTGCCCACAAGACGGTTCAGGAGTTCTGGGATGAGAATGTCCCAGACTTTGTCCCCAGGTGGGAGTTTGGGGAGGCCCTCTTTCTGGGCTGGTTTGCTGGACTTTCTCTTCTACTGGGAGGGTGTCTGCTCAACGGTGCGGCCTGCTCCAGCCACGCTCCCCTAGCTTCGGGCCGCTATGCAGTGGCGCAAATGCAAACTCAGTGTCCTTACCTGGAAGATGGGACGGCAGATCCTCAAGTGTAA